CCCGACCACTGCCACACGATAAAGCCGACGAGGCTCGCGAGGCCGGCGAACAACTCTGCCTTGTGCATGCGTTCGATGGGCGCTGCTGCGCGACGGTTGGCCTCCCAGCGGCGCAGGAGCTGCGCCTTCCACCAGATGACATCGGGACTTGGCAGCGCATGCGGCTCGGTCGTCGAATTCGCCATGCGGCGCATCCAGCACACCGCCTCGACGGCCTCACGGCACGCGGAACACGTGGCGAGGTGGTCCGCCACGCCGGGATCTGGTTCGTGGCCCGCGGCGGCGGCTTCGACGAGCGCAAGCTGTTTGTCGCAGATCCGGTCCAGCATCACCGTTCTCCCGTGGTGCTCCTATCGCTCGATGCACCACGTCCTGAGGGAGCAAGTTCGCCACCGAACTTGCGAATCGAAGGACTCACGCAGGCCCTAAGCCTCTCTTCTTCAGCAGGCCAGCCAATTTTCGGCGCGCGCGGAAGAGCATTACCGGCACACTGGCGGCCTTGAGACCAAGCGCCTGGGCGATCTCGCCGTGTGCCGTGCCTTCAACGTGAGCCAACCAGAGCAGCACGCGTTCCTGGGGCTTCAACTCGCTGAACGTGCGCGCCATGTCGTGTCGCAGCGCGGCGGCGTCACCTGTTTCGACAGCCGCATCGGGCGCGTTGGCTGCGTGGCGACTTGCCCGTGCCGCCTGCCGCCAGTGATCGATGGACGCGTTGCTCGCGATTCGGAACAGATACGCGCGAAGCTGCGCGTCGTCTCTGGTCGCCAATGGCGTGGCCAGCAATCGGCAGAAGCTGTCCTGCAACAGATCGTCGGCATCGGCCGCGTTGTTCGTCAGCCGATACAGATAGCCCCAGAGCGCGCGCCCGTGCAGACGGTACAGATCCTGGAACTCACGTTCGGTGAGCAGCGTCGTTGACGGGACGGACGCCTCGCGCTGGCTCATCGCGCTGTTCCGAATTGTTGCCGCATGTTCGACCATGGCCGCTGCATTCCGTCAGGATAAGCTCACCCTTGCGACAGCGCCAGAGTTGTTACGGCTTTGGGCTCGCGGGCGGTTCAAATAGCCCGAAGTTCTTCGACAGGAAGTAGGAGGACACGCACGAGATCAGCGAGCCGACTCCGCAGGCCGTGATGATCGTGCCCATGACGATCATGCCGTCCCGGTAGTCGTCGAACCACGATCCGAGCAAGAGGAAGCCGATGCCGATCGACAGGCAAAGCACTGCCCGTTCGGCGCATCCGACAATGCGGGTCTTGGCGCTCGGACCGTCGACGGTGAGCGAACTCATGAAGCGCTTGCCGCCGTCGGTTTCGAGAAACTCGCCGAAGTCCTTGGCGGAGCCCATCTTGTCCAAGACCTTCGCGTGGAATTCTGCGGTGGTCTTCAGTTGTTCCTTCCGGCGGCCGGC
This portion of the Acidobacteriota bacterium genome encodes:
- a CDS encoding sigma-70 family RNA polymerase sigma factor; translated protein: MSQREASVPSTTLLTEREFQDLYRLHGRALWGYLYRLTNNAADADDLLQDSFCRLLATPLATRDDAQLRAYLFRIASNASIDHWRQAARASRHAANAPDAAVETGDAAALRHDMARTFSELKPQERVLLWLAHVEGTAHGEIAQALGLKAASVPVMLFRARRKLAGLLKKRGLGPA